One Rissa tridactyla isolate bRisTri1 chromosome 1, bRisTri1.patW.cur.20221130, whole genome shotgun sequence DNA segment encodes these proteins:
- the PIANP gene encoding PILR alpha-associated neural protein: MESGACRMPPLLSCVHSLQLWHLLLLVSAVPPPPGVWSLRSRGPASARPLCTRRSPSAPRPICIWDRTSLPQERDSRLALPRQRAPAPRGSELRHVVRLRRQAAGARPATPSGFEDGMPSSQYPWAIVWGPTVSDEDGGDANSANPGFPPLGYTFVSPHGMATAQPNSHSLLHNAGLNLRETPATLRPFLFGPRGEGVDPQLYVTITISIIIVLVATGIIFKFCWDRNQKRRRHSGQQSGGRQQESQQPLTDLSPTTVSILGPYGDPLAPTPEAEESRQGQEGVEKLGGHGKNTAFQLNRIPLVNL, translated from the exons ATGGAGTCCGGTGCCTG cagGATGCCTCCGCTCCTCTCCTGCGTCCACTCCCTGCAGCTttggcatctcctcctcctggtCTCGGCcgtccctcctcctcccggcGTCTGGTCTCTTCGCTCGCGGGGCCCAGCATCCGCTCGACCCCTTTGCACCCGTCGGAGCCCCTCGGCCCCGCGGCCCATCTGCATCTGGGACAGGACCTCGCTGCCGCAGGAGAGGGATTCTCGCCTGGCCCTGCCGCGCCAGCGGGCCCCGGCACCCCGGGGGTCGGAGCTGCGGCACGTGGTGCGGCTGCGGCGCCAGGCGGCGGGGGCTCGCCCTGCCACCCCCTCCGGGTTCGAGGACGGCATGCCCTCCTCCCAGTACCCCTGGGCCATCGTCTGGGGCCCCACGGTGTCAGATGAGGATGGAGGGGACGCCAACTCGGCCAACCCAGGCTTCCCACCGCTGGGTTACACCTTCGTCTCGCCACACGGCATGGCAACGGCGCAGCCCAACTCCCACTCGCTCCTGCACAACGCGGGGCTCAACCTGCGTGAGACCCCGGCCACCCTGCGGCCCTTCTTGTTTGGGCCCCGGGGGGAAG GCGTGGACCCCCAGCTGTATGTCACCATCACCATCTCCATCATCATCGTCCTGGTTGCCACCGGGATCATATTCAAGTTCTG CTGGGACCGTAATCAGAAACGCCGGCGTCACTCGGGGCAGCAGAGcggtgggaggcagcaggagagccagcagccCCTCACGGACCTCTCCCCCACCACAGTCAGCATCCTGGGGCCCTACGGTGACCCCCTGGCCCCCACGCCCGAGGCAGAGGAGTCTAGGCAAGGCCAAGAGGGTGTGGAGAAACTGGGGGGTCACGGGAAGAACACGGCCTTCCAGCTCAACCG AATCCCACTGGTGAACCTGTGA